The DNA window AGGATCCATCTCTGACAATGAATGGCTCATCGGCAAAGACAAAACCCTTTCCCCAGAAAAATACTTTATCATAATAACAGCTCTATTCGGAAATGGACAATCTACAAGTCCTTCCAACTCAGACATCAATCCTTTTCCTGATGTATCTTTCTACGACAATGTCAAAGCTCAGCATCAACTCATGACCCATTTGGGAATAAACCATCTCCGCGCTGTACTCGGTTGGTCAATGGGCGCAGCTCAAACTTTCCAATGGGCAACTCAATATCCTAATTTCATGGATATCTGCGTTCCTTTCTGCGGTTCCGCAAAAACATCTCTTCACAACCAAGTTTTTCTCGAAGGTGTCAAATCCGCACTTTTAGCAGCAAAAGGACAAAGCTCAGCAGGGAGTATCCTAGGCCGTGTTAAATCAGAAAACGACAGAAAATGGACCGACAAGGAAAAAGAAGTCGGTTTGAAAGCCTTTGGTCGGGGATACGCAGGATGGGGTTTCTCCCAAGCATTCTACCGACAAGAACTCTTCAAGACATTCTACAACGCTCCTGATCTTGAAACATTCATGCAGGATTTCTGGGAGAAGTGGGCTCTTGGCAAAGACCCAGAGAATTTACTCGTCATGCTTCAAACATGGCAGAGCGGGGATGTAAGCAAGCAAGAGCCATACAACGGAGATTTTGAAAAGGCGATGGCTTCTATTCAAGCAAAGATACTTGTTCTTCCTAGCAAGACTGATCTCTATTTTCCGTAAGTCTTTTCTATTGCCTTTTTGGATAAGTTCCTAATCGTTTATAGGCCTGAGGATTCAGAGTATGAAGTCAAGTGTATGGGAAGTAATGCGCaacttgatgtttatccttcgATTTGGGGACATTGGGCTGGAGGACCACCGGGGAATATGAAGGATGTTGAGTGGTTGGATGAAAGACTACGAAAGTTGTTTGACGAAGCTCCTCACAGGGATTGATAGATCTTGTACATGGCTTTCAGACTCTACGATCCGGATGACTTGATTTAAACCATAAACTATCTTTGTATCTACTGTCTCTACGCTGCACCTTGGTAGAAATCTAGAATATTTCTTCCAGAACATTCATCAAACCTTGTCACAATATCCCCCTGTTCCATCACTCAATCTCCTCACGGCAGTTCATGTCAAACTCCTATCACGTGTACCCCTCTGAGATAACACTCCCTCAATTGTCCAATCCCATCTCTTCAAAACAATCTTACAATCTCATGTTCAAACAAGGCGCAGACCATCTTTTCCAGTCATCATCACCCCAGCTATCAATTACTCGATTACCCCAGCTTGTCAAATTAAGGCGGGCATTAGCTTGTAGCGCTAAAGACGTAGTCTATTGTCTTGTCATGACAAGGCGAACTTTTTTTTCCCCACACCGCCACCCCTTGTCTAAAAACTACAAGGCTTGATCAGATGAGCAGCGAGTTGGAGGGATTGTATTACGACTCGTGATCTAATGTTTCTTTTACTTGGCGAGTACGAGATATCGAATAGGATATAGATTCACTATACGTGGTTGAGGCGGTGTAGAAGAAGGTTGACATGACTCTCTACTCAACAAACATCCGTGGACATCACGAACAAAGAACATATAACAATCTAGGTATTTAGATATCAACCCCTCGATCGCGGGGTAAAAGACACGGCCTCAATACCGACCTTGCCGTTAGTCTAAACTAACCCCCATCACGAGACTATTTCCATTATCAATCGTTCGTCCAGGGTATCATCGGCTATCATTGTAAAGTTCTTTGTTCAACAAGGGCGTAATGGCCGGAAACTGTTCCGGCCACGATAGTCAGTTCCGGCCTCAATGTATATAGAACAAGCCAATTCATTCACTTTATCTCTATAATCAACCAACTCGAAaaattcatcatcatcattcacAAAAATGGCAGCTGCAAACACCCTCTTCCCCTATCTTCGCAAAGACCCCTCTGAACTTCCAGAGGGCGAAGATCCTTTTACTATCACCACTCGTACAGGATACttgcctttttctcttcctctcgCCAAACTTCCATCTCAATTCGACCCCGTGTCGAATCTTCTCAATGATATTCCTATCCAGAAGGAAGACGGTACACCAGGTCTTCTCGCTACCTATGGTCTTGGTCCTGTCATCGACAATGGAGGTCTTCCTGATTTGACCTCCGAGATTGATAACCTCGTCGTTCCTGGCACTGATAAGAAGGACATGGCTGCTATCACTGCTGCATTCCGCGATTATAGTTTCatcgcttct is part of the Fusarium poae strain DAOMC 252244 chromosome 4, whole genome shotgun sequence genome and encodes:
- a CDS encoding hypothetical protein (BUSCO:33892at5125), which translates into the protein MTDIKNYSLGDFHLQNGKVLPKAWISYKTFGDPSSPAVLYPSWFSGSISDNEWLIGKDKTLSPEKYFIIITALFGNGQSTSPSNSDINPFPDVSFYDNVKAQHQLMTHLGINHLRAVLGWSMGAAQTFQWATQYPNFMDICVPFCGSAKTSLHNQVFLEGVKSALLAAKGQSSAGSILGRVKSENDRKWTDKEKEVGLKAFGRGYAGWGFSQAFYRQELFKTFYNAPDLETFMQDFWEKWALGKDPENLLVMLQTWQSGDVSKQEPYNGDFEKAMASIQAKILVLPSKTDLYFPPEDSEYEVKCMGSNAQLDVYPSIWGHWAGGPPGNMKDVEWLDERLRKLFDEAPHRD